A single region of the Lycium barbarum isolate Lr01 chromosome 2, ASM1917538v2, whole genome shotgun sequence genome encodes:
- the LOC132628983 gene encoding uncharacterized protein LOC132628983: MAALTRCFSLFYKVYPILFCSWLLQVLRFMILATIVFWNSCRYAIANYKYKEMLNKKSSKFVFRRKKLVGIFDQASIYCAICLSEFKHGEKVRKLETCQHTFHENCLEKWLMQKDIKATCPLCRSVIISEEIEEYKKLDDEGKRDHSFEKELALLLLSCLNRGYCYHRFSSFRVFLPR, from the coding sequence ATGGCAGCTCTCACTAGATGTTTCTCTCTTTTCTATAAAGTGTATCCCATTTTGTTCTGTTCATGGCTTCTTCAAGTGCTAAGGTTCATGATACTAGCAACTATTGTCTTCTGGAACTCATGCAGATATGCGATCGCGAATTACAAGTATAAGGAAATGTTAAACAAGAAGAGCTCTAAATTTGTGTTTAGAAGAAAGAAGCTTGTGGGGATCTTTGATCAAGCTTCAATTTATTGTGCAATATGCTTATCAGAATTCAAGCACGGAGAAAAGGTGAGAAAGCTGGAAACTTGCCAGCATACATTCCACGAAAACTGCTTGGAGAAATGGCTAATGCAGAAGGATATAAAAGCAACTTGTCCACTTTGTAGGAGTGTGATTATATCAGAGGAAATAGAGGAGTATAAAAAATTAGATGATGAAGGAAAAAGAGATCATAGCTTTGAGAAAGAGCTAGCTCTTCTCTTGCTATCTTGTTTGAACAGAGGATATTGCTATCATAGGTTTTCCAGTTTTAGGGTTTTCCTTCCGAGGTAG
- the LOC132628984 gene encoding uncharacterized protein LOC132628984: MTGNIGTTEQSSIGIEKTPSDVVPINHPYYLNASDSPGMNLLNVSFDGTSYGNWKRGILISLSAKNKLCFINDKSEIPKEDSTLFDQWRRCNDMVIAWLLNSLSKDIAESLIYSLTASYLWNELEESCESKYFDDEPLPSVGQAYSILLNQESQREVHSGNLVGTDSTAFSVNKWNDRRSFNTKKESTQISYPDSSHPRNSQNTNQGNNLFCTYCKKTNHTISNCYKLIGYPEGYKFTNKPKKPMGNARVNAVNAAEEISGANVLSFQRNNIEIPEGQASKVKGMNKHSAFNINNFSKEQCQQLIDMFTSVQNGTGSQEQHTANMAGISKFFAAYTSSIKRFQTSPWIIDTGASHHMTFDKSLFHSFKLLPHPVSVTLPNSYKGHTIQRKQIFGEAVGGLFLLKGHTSATMSTSSLLHPLENKVINSSSFSSVSPVGSKVQSVPTIPSSCSNFCNPSFMNEMNCNSQNFVSNKLWHFRLGHLPYISMQKILGDSMQQPKIFDFPCDICPMARQTKLPFPNSRISSQACFDMIHIDTWGPYKTQTYKGEKYFLTIADDFSRTTWTYLLSSKSNAFPVLKSYLAYVERQFGKKVKVVRSDNAYELGSGHLPSDFFLYTRYYPSNHMCGHPSTKWGG, from the exons ATGACAGGAAACATTGGAACTACTGAACAGTCCAGTATAGGGATTGAAAAAACACCTTCTGATGTTGTTCCAATCAATCATCCTTATTATTTAAATGCTTCGGATTCACCTGGAATGAATCTTTTGAATGTTAGCTTTGATGGGACTAGTTATGGAAATTGGAAGAGAGGAATACTCATTTCACTCTCTGCCAAAAACAAACTAtgctttataaatgataaatcaGAAATTCCCAAAGAGGACTCAACTCTGTTTGATCAGTGGAGAAGATGCAACGACATGGTCATTGCATGGTTGCTCAATTCCCTTAGCAAGGATATTGCTGAAAGCTTGATTTACTCCTTGACAGCCTCATATCTGTGGAATGAGTTGGAGGAAAG CTGTGAGAGCAAATATTTTGATGATGAACCACTTCCATCTGTTGGTCAGGCCTATTCCATTTTACTAAACCAAGAATCACAAAGAGAGGTACATTCTGGGAATCTAGTGGGAACAGATTCCACTGCTTTTAGTGTGAACAAGTGGAATGATAGGAGAAGCTTCAACACAAAGAAAGAATCTACACAAATCTCCTATCCAGATTCTTCCCATCCTAGGAATTCCCAAAACACTAACCAAGGAAACAACTTATTTTGCACTTACTGCAAGAAAACAAACCACACCATCAGTAATTGCTACAAGTTAATAGGTTATCCAGAAGGCTACAAATTTACAAACAAGCCAAAGAAGCCTATGGGAAATGCTAGGGTCAATGCAGTCAATGCAGCAGAGGAAATTAGTGGAGCTAATGTTCTCAGTTTCCAGAGAAATAACATTGAAATTCCTGAAGGACAAGCCTCTAAAGTGAAAGGAATGAACAAACATTCTGCATTCAACATCAACAATTTCTCAAAAGAGCAGTGCCAGCAACTAATTGACATGTTCACTTCAGTACAAAATGGAACTGGTTCCCAGGAACAACACACTGCAAACATGGCTGGTATATCTAAATTTTTTGCAGCCTATACTTCTTCTATCAAAAGGTTTCAGACAAGCCCCTGGATAATTGATACTGGGGCTTCACACCACATGACTTTTGATAAATCCCTATTTCATTCTTTTAAATTACTCCCTCATCCTGTTTCTGTAACTTTGCCTAACTCTTATAAG GGCCATACAATTCAGAGGAAGCAGATTTTTGGTGAAGCTGTTGGAGGCCTGTTCCTGCTGAAAGGTCACACATCTGCAACCATGTCTACATCCAGCCTCCTTCACCCTTTAGAGAACAAAGTTATTAATTCTAGTTCTTTTAGTTCTGTTTCTCCTGTAGGTTCTAAGGTTCAATCTGTTCCTACCATACCCAGTTCTTGTTCAAACTTTTGTAATCCTTCTTtcatgaatgaaatgaattgcAATTCACAGAATTTTGTTTCTAACAAACTTTGGCACTTTCGACTTGGACATCTGCCTTACATTTCTATGCAAAAGATACTTGGTGATTCTATGCAACAACctaaaatatttgattttccttGTGACATTTGCCCCATGGCAAGGCAAACCAAGTTGCCTTTCCCAAACAGTAGAATTTCATCACAAGCATGTTTTGACATGATACACATAGACACATGGGGACCCTATAAGACTCAAACCTATAAGGGAGAAAAGTACTTCCTGACCATTGCTGATGATTTTTCTAGAACAACTTGGACCTATTTACTGTCTAGCAAGTCTAATGCCTTTCCAGTTCTTAAGTCCTACTTGGCATATGTAGAAAGGCAGTTTGGGAAGAAAGTTAAGGTGGTAAGATCTGATAATGCATATGAACTAGGTTCAGGACATTTGCCTAGTGATTTTTTTCTCTACACAAGGTATTATCCATCAAACCACATGTGTGGCCACCCCTCAACAAAATGGGGTGGCTGA